A window from Corynebacterium urealyticum DSM 7109 encodes these proteins:
- the groES gene encoding co-chaperone GroES encodes MANVNIKPLEDRVLVQIVEAETTTASGLVIPDSAQEKPQEATVVAVGPGRWADDDDRIPMDVKEGDTVIFSKFGGTELKYEGQEYLLLNQRDILAVIEK; translated from the coding sequence GTGGCTAACGTCAACATCAAGCCGCTCGAGGACCGCGTTCTGGTCCAGATCGTCGAAGCAGAGACCACCACTGCATCCGGCCTGGTGATCCCAGATTCCGCACAGGAGAAGCCACAGGAAGCAACCGTCGTCGCAGTCGGCCCAGGCCGTTGGGCAGACGATGACGACCGCATCCCGATGGACGTCAAGGAAGGCGACACCGTCATCTTCTCCAAGTTCGGCGGCACCGAGCTGAAGTACGAGGGCCAGGAGTACCTGCTGCTCAACCAGCGCGACATCCTCGCCGTCATCGAAAAGTAA
- the groL gene encoding chaperonin GroEL (60 kDa chaperone family; promotes refolding of misfolded polypeptides especially under stressful conditions; forms two stacked rings of heptamers to form a barrel-shaped 14mer; ends can be capped by GroES; misfolded proteins enter the barrel where they are refolded when GroES binds), with translation MSKLIAFDQEARQGLQKGVDTLADAVKVTLGPRGRNVVLDRAFGGPLVTNDGVTIARDIDLEDPFEDLGAQLVKSVAIKTNDIAGDGTTTATLLAQALINEGLRNVAAGANPIALNRGIATASEKVVELLKERAQEVSDAAAIANVATVSSRDESIGKMVSDAFEKVGRDGVVTVEESQSLEDEATVTEGLSFDNGFLSPYFVTDTDSGQAVLENPLVLLVREKISSLPDFLPVLEQIAQSGKEVLIIAEDIEGEPLQMLVVNSIRKSLKVVGVKSPYFGDRRKAFMDDLAIVTGATVVDKELGGKLSAVTLDDMGSARRITVTKDETVIVDGGGSQDAVAERRTQLRRDIENTDSNWDREKLEERLAKLSGGVAVLRVGGATETEVNERKLRVEDAINAARAAAQEGVIAGGGSVLVQIAEEIDKLAAAETGDEAVGMKTLAKALRRPAFWIAENAGLDGAVVVSKTAEQENGSGFNAATLEYGDLLEQGIIDPVKVTHSAVVNATSVARMVLTTETAVVDKPEKAEPAAGGHQH, from the coding sequence ATGTCCAAACTCATCGCATTTGATCAAGAAGCCCGCCAGGGCCTCCAGAAGGGTGTCGACACGCTCGCTGACGCGGTGAAGGTGACGCTCGGCCCGCGCGGCCGCAACGTCGTGCTGGACCGTGCCTTCGGTGGCCCACTGGTCACCAACGACGGCGTGACCATCGCCCGCGACATCGACCTCGAAGACCCCTTCGAGGATCTCGGTGCGCAGCTGGTGAAGTCCGTCGCCATCAAGACCAACGACATCGCAGGCGACGGCACCACCACCGCCACCCTGCTGGCCCAGGCGCTCATCAACGAGGGCCTGCGCAACGTCGCCGCCGGCGCCAACCCGATCGCGCTGAACCGCGGCATCGCCACCGCCTCCGAGAAGGTCGTGGAGCTGCTGAAGGAGCGCGCGCAGGAAGTTTCCGACGCCGCTGCGATCGCCAACGTCGCCACCGTCTCCTCCCGCGACGAGTCCATCGGCAAGATGGTCTCCGACGCCTTCGAGAAGGTCGGACGCGACGGCGTGGTCACCGTCGAGGAGTCCCAGTCCCTCGAGGACGAAGCCACCGTCACCGAAGGCCTGTCCTTCGACAATGGCTTCCTGTCCCCGTACTTCGTCACCGACACTGACTCCGGTCAGGCCGTCCTGGAGAACCCGCTGGTCCTGCTGGTCCGCGAGAAGATCTCCAGCCTGCCGGACTTCCTGCCAGTCCTGGAGCAGATCGCCCAGTCCGGCAAGGAAGTACTGATCATCGCCGAGGACATCGAGGGCGAGCCCCTGCAGATGCTGGTGGTCAACTCCATCCGCAAGTCCCTGAAGGTCGTGGGCGTGAAGTCCCCGTACTTCGGTGACCGCCGCAAGGCGTTCATGGATGACCTGGCCATCGTCACCGGCGCCACCGTCGTCGACAAGGAACTCGGCGGGAAGCTTTCCGCCGTCACCCTGGACGACATGGGCTCCGCGCGCCGCATCACCGTCACGAAGGACGAGACCGTCATCGTCGACGGCGGCGGCTCCCAGGACGCCGTGGCCGAGCGCCGCACCCAGCTGCGTCGGGACATTGAGAACACCGACTCGAACTGGGACCGCGAGAAGCTCGAGGAGCGCCTCGCGAAGCTCTCCGGCGGCGTGGCTGTGCTGCGCGTCGGCGGCGCGACCGAGACCGAGGTCAACGAGCGCAAGCTGCGCGTCGAGGATGCGATCAACGCGGCCCGCGCCGCGGCGCAGGAGGGCGTGATCGCCGGTGGCGGTTCCGTTCTCGTGCAGATCGCTGAGGAGATCGACAAGCTGGCTGCTGCCGAGACCGGCGACGAGGCCGTGGGCATGAAGACCCTGGCTAAGGCGCTGCGTCGCCCGGCGTTCTGGATCGCTGAGAACGCTGGCCTCGATGGGGCAGTGGTGGTCTCCAAGACCGCGGAGCAGGAGAATGGCTCCGGCTTCAACGCTGCGACCCTCGAGTACGGCGACCTGCTCGAGCAGGGCATCATCGACCCGGTGAAGGTCACGCACAGCGCCGTCGTGAACGCCACCTCGGTGGCGCGCATGGTGCTGACCACCGAGACCGCTGTGGTTGATAAGCCAGAGAAGGCTGAGCCTGCAGCTGGTGGTCACCAGCACTAG
- the guaB gene encoding IMP dehydrogenase — protein sequence MANPQSTNNSQASQRVETGGDDPNKVALTGLTFDDVLLIPDASEVIPSAVDTATQFSRNIKLNIPIASAAMDTVTEGRMAIAMARQGGIGVLHRNLSVEAQAEQVEIVKRSEAGMVTNPVTASPDMTIEEVDEICGRFRISGLPVVDEDQTLLGIITNRDMRFERDINRPVREVMTPMPLVVAEQGVSADAALRLLSENKVEKLPIVDGAGKLTGLITVKDFAKREQYPNAAKDSSGRLLVAAGIGTGEDAWKRATALVDAGVDALVVDTAHAHNRGVLDMVSRVKKEFGDRVDVIGGNLATREAAQAMIDAGADGIKVGIGPGSICTTRVVAGVGAPQITAIMEAAVPARAAGVPIIADGGMQYSGDIAKALAAGASTVMLGSMLAGCAETPGEVVTVGGKQYKRYRGMGSLGAMQGRGLTGEKRSYSKDRYFQADVKSEEKLVPEGIEGRVPFRGSLDQILHQQVGGLRAAMGYTGAATIEELNNARFVRITSAGLRESHPHDVQGIATAPNYDPNR from the coding sequence ATGGCAAACCCACAGTCCACTAACAACTCTCAGGCATCCCAGCGCGTGGAGACCGGGGGCGACGATCCGAACAAGGTCGCTCTCACCGGGCTCACTTTCGACGACGTCCTTCTGATCCCGGATGCTTCCGAGGTCATCCCTTCCGCCGTGGACACCGCGACCCAGTTCTCGCGCAACATCAAGCTGAACATTCCGATCGCTTCCGCAGCGATGGACACTGTCACCGAGGGCCGCATGGCCATCGCCATGGCTCGCCAGGGCGGCATCGGTGTGCTGCACCGCAATCTCTCCGTCGAGGCGCAGGCCGAGCAGGTCGAGATCGTCAAGCGCTCCGAGGCCGGCATGGTCACCAACCCGGTCACCGCGAGCCCGGACATGACGATCGAGGAGGTCGACGAGATCTGCGGCCGTTTCCGCATTTCCGGCCTGCCGGTCGTCGATGAGGATCAGACCCTCCTGGGCATCATCACCAACCGCGACATGCGCTTCGAGCGCGACATCAACCGCCCTGTCCGCGAGGTCATGACGCCGATGCCGCTCGTCGTTGCCGAACAGGGCGTTTCCGCCGACGCCGCGCTGCGCCTGCTGTCCGAGAACAAGGTTGAGAAGCTGCCGATCGTCGATGGCGCGGGCAAGCTGACCGGCCTGATCACCGTCAAGGACTTCGCGAAGCGCGAGCAGTACCCGAACGCTGCGAAGGATTCCTCCGGCCGTCTCCTCGTCGCCGCAGGTATCGGTACCGGTGAGGACGCCTGGAAGCGCGCCACCGCTCTCGTCGACGCTGGGGTGGACGCCCTCGTCGTCGACACCGCACATGCCCACAACCGCGGCGTGCTGGACATGGTCTCCCGCGTGAAGAAGGAGTTCGGCGACCGCGTGGACGTCATCGGCGGCAACCTCGCGACCCGCGAGGCCGCGCAGGCGATGATCGACGCCGGCGCCGACGGCATCAAGGTCGGTATCGGCCCGGGCTCCATCTGCACCACCCGCGTCGTCGCTGGTGTGGGTGCCCCACAGATCACCGCGATCATGGAGGCAGCCGTGCCGGCCCGCGCCGCTGGCGTCCCGATCATCGCGGACGGCGGCATGCAGTACTCCGGTGACATCGCCAAGGCCCTGGCAGCCGGCGCTTCCACCGTGATGCTGGGCTCCATGCTGGCGGGTTGCGCCGAGACCCCGGGTGAGGTCGTCACCGTCGGTGGCAAGCAGTACAAGCGCTACCGCGGCATGGGCTCCTTGGGCGCGATGCAGGGCCGTGGCCTGACCGGAGAGAAGCGTTCCTACTCCAAGGACCGTTACTTCCAGGCCGATGTGAAGTCCGAGGAGAAGCTGGTGCCGGAGGGTATCGAGGGTCGCGTGCCATTCCGTGGCAGCCTGGACCAGATCCTGCACCAGCAGGTCGGTGGCCTGCGCGCCGCCATGGGCTACACGGGTGCCGCCACGATCGAGGAGCTGAATAACGCTCGTTTCGTGCGCATCACCTCTGCTGGCCTGCGCGAGTCCCACCCGCACGACGTGCAGGGCATCGCCACCGCACCGAACTACGACCCGAACCGCTAA
- a CDS encoding GuaB3 family IMP dehydrogenase-related protein, translating to MQEYKDIGRGRSARQVFGLNQIDIVPSRRTRSSRDVDTSWRIDAYEFDFPIMTHPTDAVVSPEFAIEFGKAGGLPVINAEGLWGRAKDLDAAFGEIVSAAERGYFGSFNEGADEDVAAEALETPEFAANQVLQRLHQQPLDLDLLQERLQQVRDSGVRFGVRVSPQRARELAPTLIVGGLDLLVIQGTLISAEHVDTDGEPLNLKEFIGSLDVPVIAGGVVDYTTAMHLMRTGAAGVIVGAGPVTNSQALGIDVPMATAIADAAAARRDYLDETGGRYVHVIADSELSCSGDIAKAIACGADAVALGAPLAAAEEAGAPNWFWPSSAAHPKLPRGTVDALLPPTSVPLNQLLFGPTPDPLGHENLVGGLRRSMAKCGYTEVKAFQKVDIAVR from the coding sequence ATGCAGGAATACAAGGACATCGGCCGCGGCCGCTCCGCGCGCCAGGTCTTCGGCCTCAACCAGATCGACATCGTGCCTTCGCGGCGCACCCGTTCTTCCCGGGACGTGGACACCTCCTGGCGCATCGATGCCTATGAGTTCGACTTCCCGATCATGACGCACCCGACCGACGCCGTGGTCAGCCCGGAGTTCGCCATCGAGTTCGGCAAGGCCGGTGGGCTGCCGGTCATCAATGCGGAGGGCCTGTGGGGTCGCGCGAAGGACCTCGACGCCGCCTTCGGCGAGATCGTTTCCGCAGCCGAGCGCGGTTACTTCGGTTCCTTCAACGAGGGCGCGGACGAGGACGTCGCGGCCGAGGCGCTGGAGACCCCGGAGTTCGCCGCGAACCAGGTGCTCCAGCGCCTGCACCAGCAGCCGCTGGACCTGGACCTGCTCCAGGAGCGCCTGCAGCAGGTGCGCGACTCTGGCGTGCGCTTCGGCGTGCGCGTCTCCCCGCAGCGCGCCCGTGAGCTCGCCCCAACGCTGATCGTCGGCGGGCTCGACCTGCTGGTCATTCAGGGCACCCTGATCTCCGCGGAGCACGTGGATACCGACGGCGAGCCGCTGAACCTCAAGGAGTTCATCGGTTCCCTGGACGTTCCGGTCATCGCCGGGGGAGTGGTGGACTACACCACCGCCATGCACCTGATGCGCACCGGCGCGGCCGGCGTGATCGTGGGCGCAGGCCCGGTCACCAACAGCCAGGCCCTGGGTATCGACGTCCCGATGGCCACCGCCATCGCCGACGCCGCCGCTGCCCGTCGCGACTACCTGGACGAGACCGGTGGCCGCTACGTGCACGTCATCGCGGACTCCGAGCTCTCCTGCTCCGGCGACATCGCGAAGGCCATCGCATGTGGCGCGGATGCCGTCGCCCTCGGCGCGCCCCTGGCCGCCGCGGAGGAGGCCGGCGCCCCGAACTGGTTCTGGCCCTCCAGTGCAGCGCACCCGAAGCTGCCACGCGGCACCGTGGACGCTCTGCTGCCGCCGACCTCCGTGCCGCTGAACCAGCTGCTCTTCGGCCCGACCCCGGACCCGCTGGGCCACGAGAACCTGGTGGGTGGCCTGCGCCGCTCCATGGCGAAGTGCGGCTACACCGAGGTCAAGGCCTTCCAGAAGGTGGATATCGCGGTCCGCTAA